From a region of the Candidatus Hydrogenedentota bacterium genome:
- a CDS encoding circularly permuted type 2 ATP-grasp protein: MKILDVYETEGFFDEMLDNTGAPRSGMKNIVEKLVSISKEDFVKRQRSAERTLRELGITFTLKTEDGNTERIFPFDLIPRIIPAAEWNWIEQGLKQRIFALNAFLQDIYNDQKILKDKAIPETLVKSSAGFRKECIGLKPPRGIWAHVTGTDLVRDKDGQIYVLEDNLRCPSGVSYVLENRDIMKRTLPNFFGVGKVRPVEEYPSKLLEMLLHLVPEGVERPTVAVLTPGIYNSAYYEHSFLAHQMGVELVEGRDLVVMDGYVKTRTTRGFRRVDVIYRRIDDDFIDPLCFRPDSCLGVPGLMDVYREGRVALANAPGTGVADDKVIYAYVPQIIKYYLGEEAIIPNVPTYLCDNPEDLGYVCDNLQHLVVKPANESGGAGIMVGPHATRLEHDAYREQIKRNPRNYIAQPTLSLSRLPTLCEDGFEGRHVDLRPYALYGEDQYVLPGALTRVALKKGSLVVNSSQGGGSKDTWVLAE; the protein is encoded by the coding sequence ATGAAGATTCTCGACGTCTATGAGACCGAGGGCTTTTTTGACGAGATGCTCGATAACACGGGCGCGCCGCGCTCCGGCATGAAAAATATAGTGGAGAAACTTGTTTCCATCAGTAAGGAAGATTTTGTGAAGCGCCAGCGCAGCGCGGAGCGCACCCTGCGCGAGCTCGGAATCACCTTCACGCTGAAAACGGAAGACGGAAATACGGAGCGTATTTTCCCCTTCGATCTGATACCCCGAATCATCCCGGCCGCGGAGTGGAACTGGATCGAGCAGGGGCTCAAGCAGCGAATCTTCGCGCTGAACGCCTTCCTCCAGGACATCTATAACGACCAGAAGATTCTCAAGGACAAGGCCATTCCCGAGACGCTGGTCAAGTCCTCGGCGGGCTTTCGCAAGGAATGCATCGGCCTTAAGCCGCCGCGGGGCATCTGGGCCCACGTGACCGGTACGGATCTGGTTCGCGATAAGGACGGCCAGATTTACGTGCTGGAAGACAACTTGCGCTGTCCCTCCGGCGTGTCCTATGTGCTTGAGAACCGCGACATCATGAAGCGGACCCTGCCGAACTTCTTCGGCGTCGGCAAAGTGCGCCCCGTGGAAGAGTATCCGAGCAAGCTGCTCGAGATGCTGCTCCACCTTGTGCCCGAAGGCGTGGAGCGCCCCACGGTGGCCGTGCTTACCCCCGGCATCTACAACAGTGCCTACTATGAGCACTCGTTCCTCGCGCACCAGATGGGTGTGGAACTGGTCGAGGGTCGCGACCTGGTCGTCATGGATGGCTACGTGAAGACCCGCACGACCCGGGGCTTCCGGCGCGTGGACGTCATCTACCGACGCATTGATGACGATTTTATCGACCCTCTCTGCTTCCGACCCGACTCCTGCCTGGGAGTGCCCGGTCTGATGGACGTCTATCGTGAAGGGCGGGTCGCCCTGGCCAACGCCCCCGGTACCGGCGTTGCCGATGACAAGGTCATTTACGCCTACGTTCCCCAGATCATCAAGTACTACCTGGGTGAAGAGGCCATCATTCCCAATGTACCGACCTATCTCTGCGACAACCCGGAGGACCTCGGCTACGTCTGCGACAATCTCCAGCACCTGGTGGTGAAACCGGCCAACGAGTCCGGCGGAGCGGGCATCATGGTGGGTCCCCATGCGACCCGTCTGGAGCACGACGCCTACCGGGAACAGATCAAGCGCAATCCGCGCAATTACATCGCCCAGCCGACCCTGAGCCTGTCACGCCTTCCCACGCTCTGCGAGGACGGCTTCGAAGGGCGTCATGTGGATCTGCGTCCCTATGCCCTCTATGGTGAAGACCAGTATGTGCTTCCGGGCGCCCTCACACGCGTCGCCCTGAAGAAGGGCTCGCTCGTGGTGAACTCATCCCAGGGCGGCGGAAGCAAGGACACGTGGGTTTTGGCCGAATAG
- a CDS encoding transglutaminase family protein — protein MGVRVALHHRTSYEYDRLVRLSPHIVRLRPAPHCRTAVSSYTLKVQPREHFLNWQQDPHGNYLARLVFPEPADSLIVDVDLVAELAVVNPFDFFLDDYANTYPFSYDEATAKDLAPYLLIQPPGTLMCKYLASVPREKQQIIDYIVAVNHRLSQDIEYRIRMEPGVQTCEETLKKRSGSCRDSAWLMVQILRNLGLAARFVSGYLIQLVPDEKPLEGPAGATQDFTDLHAWAEVYLPGAGWVGLDPTSGLLAGEGHLPLASTPDPVSAAPITGSTGIAETTFTFDMSVRRVYESPRVTKPFSPDQWIHIDTLGQTVDQKLERLGVGLTMGGEPTFVAAEDRESPMWHGEALGEGKYNLAFQLFERLCKRFAQDPLQHLGQGKWYPGEPLPRWSMDSYWLDDGTPLWRAPRWLANPLRDYGITADHAELFGEHLTRVLGVDPSYLIPGYEDAFYYLWKERRLPVNTDPFDSKLDDPVERNRLAQIYEQGLDSVTGLVLPIRVEPRDGNLAWKSGTWHLRSERLYLLPGDSPMGFRLPLDALPYEPELARHQVFERDPMGAPPRNAIAPFRVEGPPGRAHARMEQNILLEGSEQWAPVIRTALCVEPRKGRLHIFMPPVETAEAYFALVRAVEETAAALEMPVIIEGYSPPFDPRLSHFSVQPDPGVVEVNIHPAKNWGQLKEFTTTLYEEARQCRLSAEKYGIDGRAMGTGGGCHIVLGGSTPAESPFLRRPDVLQSMLNFWNNHPSLSYLFSGNFIGPTCQAPRIDEARNDLVSELEVAFEHLRGVENPPPWLVDRAFRNILVDVTGNTHRTEFCIDKLFSPDSSRGRLGLLELRAFEMPPHPQMNLLQQLLIRSLVATFWERPYDFPLVRWNTALHDRNVLPYFVWEDFKDVLLNLRRQEIHFEDEWFSPQFEFRFPLYGEVAKAGVHLELRGALEPWHVLGEQPGAGGTTRFVDNSLERVQLRVRGLIDSRHKVACNGVEVPLHPTGTAGEFVAGIRFKAWSLPNGMHPNVPTHAPLVFDLLDTWNERSLGGCTYWPAHPGGRNYETHPINAYEAESRREARFSPIGHTPGHMKLKRAECCAEYPWTLDLRRDFTPP, from the coding sequence ATGGGCGTTCGCGTCGCGTTGCATCACCGAACAAGCTACGAATACGACCGTTTGGTAAGATTGTCCCCCCATATTGTAAGATTACGGCCCGCGCCACACTGCCGGACCGCCGTCAGCAGCTATACCCTGAAGGTCCAGCCCCGCGAACATTTCCTGAACTGGCAGCAGGATCCCCATGGCAACTATCTTGCTCGTCTGGTCTTTCCCGAGCCGGCCGATTCCCTCATTGTAGACGTGGACCTCGTGGCCGAACTCGCGGTAGTCAATCCTTTCGATTTCTTCCTCGACGACTATGCCAACACCTATCCGTTTTCTTATGACGAGGCAACGGCCAAAGATCTGGCCCCCTACCTGCTCATCCAGCCTCCGGGCACCCTCATGTGCAAGTATCTGGCAAGCGTCCCCCGGGAAAAGCAGCAGATCATCGACTACATTGTCGCGGTGAACCATCGCCTGAGCCAGGATATCGAGTATCGGATTCGCATGGAGCCGGGGGTTCAGACCTGCGAGGAGACCCTGAAGAAACGCAGCGGATCCTGTCGCGATTCCGCGTGGCTCATGGTTCAGATCCTTCGCAACCTCGGTCTGGCGGCACGCTTCGTGAGTGGCTACCTCATTCAGTTGGTGCCGGACGAAAAACCGCTGGAGGGTCCGGCGGGTGCGACCCAGGATTTCACCGATCTCCATGCCTGGGCTGAAGTTTACCTCCCCGGCGCCGGCTGGGTGGGTCTCGATCCTACCTCGGGGTTGCTTGCGGGCGAGGGGCATCTGCCCCTGGCCTCCACCCCGGACCCGGTTTCCGCCGCCCCCATCACCGGTAGCACGGGCATCGCCGAGACGACGTTTACCTTCGACATGTCGGTCCGTCGGGTCTACGAGTCTCCCCGTGTGACCAAGCCCTTTTCACCCGATCAGTGGATCCACATCGACACCCTGGGCCAGACCGTCGATCAGAAACTGGAGCGGCTCGGCGTTGGCCTGACCATGGGCGGCGAGCCCACCTTCGTCGCGGCGGAAGATCGCGAGAGCCCCATGTGGCATGGCGAGGCGCTGGGCGAGGGCAAGTACAACCTGGCTTTCCAGCTTTTTGAGCGGCTGTGTAAGCGCTTTGCCCAGGACCCCCTCCAGCATCTGGGCCAGGGGAAATGGTACCCTGGCGAACCCCTGCCCCGGTGGTCCATGGACTCTTACTGGCTCGACGACGGCACGCCGCTCTGGCGCGCTCCGCGTTGGCTGGCCAACCCCCTTCGGGACTATGGAATTACCGCGGATCACGCGGAGCTTTTTGGCGAGCACCTGACGCGCGTGCTCGGCGTGGATCCCTCATACCTGATTCCGGGCTACGAAGACGCCTTTTACTACCTCTGGAAAGAGCGGCGCCTGCCGGTCAACACCGATCCCTTTGACAGCAAACTCGATGATCCGGTAGAGCGGAATCGTCTCGCCCAGATCTATGAACAGGGCCTGGACAGCGTAACCGGCCTGGTGCTCCCGATTCGCGTGGAACCACGCGACGGCAACCTGGCCTGGAAAAGCGGCACCTGGCACCTTCGCTCGGAGCGTCTCTACCTGCTGCCGGGCGACTCTCCCATGGGGTTCCGTTTGCCGCTGGATGCCCTGCCCTACGAGCCCGAGCTCGCGCGACACCAGGTTTTCGAGCGCGATCCGATGGGGGCGCCCCCGCGAAACGCCATCGCACCCTTCCGGGTCGAAGGCCCACCCGGACGCGCCCACGCGCGGATGGAGCAGAACATTCTTCTGGAGGGTTCCGAGCAATGGGCGCCCGTCATCCGCACGGCCCTTTGCGTCGAACCGCGCAAGGGACGGCTTCACATCTTCATGCCGCCGGTGGAAACGGCGGAGGCCTACTTTGCCCTCGTCCGCGCGGTGGAAGAGACCGCCGCCGCACTCGAAATGCCGGTCATCATCGAAGGCTACTCCCCGCCCTTCGATCCGCGCCTCTCCCATTTCAGCGTCCAACCCGACCCTGGTGTGGTCGAAGTCAACATCCACCCGGCGAAGAATTGGGGGCAGTTGAAGGAGTTCACCACCACGCTCTACGAGGAGGCCCGCCAGTGCCGTCTCAGTGCGGAGAAATACGGCATCGATGGACGGGCCATGGGCACCGGAGGCGGATGCCACATCGTACTGGGCGGGTCCACGCCGGCGGAAAGTCCCTTTCTGCGTCGCCCCGATGTACTCCAGAGTATGCTGAATTTCTGGAACAATCACCCGAGTCTTTCCTACCTCTTCAGCGGCAACTTCATCGGGCCGACCTGCCAGGCCCCCCGCATCGACGAGGCCCGGAACGATCTGGTCTCCGAGCTTGAAGTCGCCTTTGAGCATCTCCGCGGCGTGGAGAACCCACCCCCCTGGCTGGTGGACCGGGCCTTCCGCAATATCCTGGTGGACGTTACCGGAAATACCCACCGGACCGAATTCTGTATCGACAAACTCTTCTCCCCGGACTCTTCCCGGGGGCGCCTTGGACTGCTGGAGTTGCGCGCCTTCGAGATGCCACCCCATCCCCAGATGAATCTGCTGCAGCAGTTACTGATCCGCAGTCTTGTTGCGACGTTCTGGGAGCGGCCCTATGATTTTCCGCTGGTTCGCTGGAACACCGCGCTACATGATCGCAATGTGCTTCCCTATTTTGTCTGGGAGGATTTTAAAGACGTGCTGCTGAACCTGCGTCGCCAGGAGATTCACTTCGAAGACGAGTGGTTCTCGCCCCAATTCGAGTTTCGATTCCCACTCTATGGTGAAGTGGCCAAAGCGGGGGTCCATCTCGAGTTGCGTGGTGCGCTCGAACCCTGGCATGTGCTCGGCGAGCAACCCGGCGCCGGGGGTACCACCCGATTTGTCGACAACTCGCTTGAACGTGTCCAGCTTCGCGTGCGCGGGCTGATCGACAGCCGCCACAAGGTCGCCTGCAATGGCGTGGAGGTACCGCTCCATCCCACCGGCACGGCCGGCGAGTTTGTTGCCGGCATCCGCTTCAAGGCCTGGTCCCTGCCTAATGGCATGCATCCCAACGTGCCCACCCATGCGCCCCTGGTTTTCGACCTGCTGGACACGTGGAACGAGCGCTCTCTGGGCGGCTGCACCTATTGGCCGGCCCACCCCGGCGGCCGCAATTACGAAACCCACCCGATCAATGCCTACGAAGCGGAGTCCCGCCGCGAGGCCCGATTCAGCCCGATCGGGCATACCCCGGGCCACATGAAACTCAAGCGTGCGGAATGCTGCGCGGAATACCCGTGGACCCTGGATCTCCGGAGGGATTTCACGCCCCCCTGA
- a CDS encoding circularly permuted type 2 ATP-grasp protein, which translates to MFQEQGSRWAKSPSGTLNSLIQEYSTVAGSNDELLDPLGKIRPHWQWITEVLGELPSSALSERRRQAEDMVRQHGITYNVYSDAKGMDRPWALDVLPVVLPVEEWAHIERGVRQRLHLLNQILADVYGPGNLVRDGVLPREFVYANPQFHRACHGIPPARHGHIARYAVDLVRDASGQWKVYSDRTQAPSGAGYTLENRVVMAQTFPNLFSEGKVERLAAFYEAFHTTLREMAPGGAPNPTIVLHTPGPLNEVYFEHVYLARYLGINLLEGADLTVRDNHVYLKTIQGLRKVDVLLRRIDDAFSDPLELRKDSTLGLAGLLQAVRSGNVAVCNAVGSGMLEVPALAAVLPAVARHLTGGDLSLPSVPARWGAFAEDRAWMENHFESLRLLPAFATGAIHAIKPGEMSELERDRWRANWRERPHDFVSVEPVSPSTAPVFTGEHLVPNSLVLRVYAVGGETRDSIRVLPGGLARVSPKDDIFDISMQQGCGSKDIWVMTEGETPFRSLLQDRGVPLVIRRSPGNLSSRLAENLLWLGRYCERAEATVRFLRYLLNQCTDEAGYRSIGELRSLLRAAPRGLFGKQADEQMSAMWTRQASDEKGAYDWLASLDRVQTVILDAVFNAQQPNTVVSNIMAIRRTAWVVRERFSEDDWRILNSFTLEFMQLQERRTRPGLGEALYAMNQLVRGFAAFSGLLSENMTRESGQVFLDMGRRLERSSQTTNVVFQTLERATEHEEALLQSLLAICDSPMTYRARYGSVFQAAPVIDLLVCDDTNPRSVAYQLNQLIKHVKRLPKAGGAGLFNSEERIIERINTEIRAADANDLAQADEDGVREGLHALLLRLHAELPKFADLLEQRYFIHTAPARPLEELR; encoded by the coding sequence ATGTTTCAAGAGCAAGGAAGCCGTTGGGCGAAGTCGCCAAGTGGGACGTTGAACAGCCTCATACAGGAATACAGCACGGTCGCCGGATCCAACGACGAACTGCTGGATCCGCTCGGCAAGATCCGTCCGCACTGGCAATGGATCACGGAAGTCCTGGGCGAGTTGCCCTCCTCGGCCCTCTCGGAACGTCGCCGACAGGCGGAAGACATGGTCCGCCAGCACGGTATTACGTACAACGTGTACAGCGACGCCAAGGGCATGGATCGACCGTGGGCCCTGGATGTGCTCCCCGTGGTGTTGCCGGTGGAGGAGTGGGCTCATATAGAACGGGGCGTGCGCCAGCGCCTGCACCTGCTCAACCAGATCCTGGCCGATGTTTACGGCCCCGGAAACCTCGTCCGCGACGGTGTGCTGCCCAGAGAATTTGTCTACGCGAACCCCCAGTTTCACCGGGCCTGCCATGGCATCCCACCGGCGCGCCATGGCCACATCGCACGCTATGCCGTGGACCTGGTCCGAGATGCCTCCGGCCAATGGAAGGTCTACAGTGATCGGACCCAGGCCCCTTCGGGCGCGGGCTACACGCTGGAAAATCGGGTCGTCATGGCCCAGACCTTTCCGAACCTCTTCTCCGAAGGAAAGGTGGAGCGGCTCGCCGCTTTCTACGAAGCATTTCACACCACCCTGCGGGAGATGGCGCCGGGCGGCGCCCCCAACCCGACCATCGTTCTGCACACGCCCGGCCCCCTGAATGAAGTGTACTTCGAACATGTTTATCTGGCGCGCTATCTGGGAATCAATCTGCTGGAAGGCGCGGACCTCACCGTGCGCGACAACCATGTATACCTGAAGACGATTCAGGGGCTGCGAAAGGTCGATGTGCTGCTCCGGCGCATCGACGACGCCTTCAGTGATCCTCTGGAGCTTCGCAAGGACTCGACCCTGGGCCTCGCTGGACTGCTTCAGGCGGTGCGCAGTGGTAATGTGGCGGTATGCAACGCCGTGGGCAGCGGCATGCTGGAAGTTCCCGCCCTCGCGGCCGTTCTGCCCGCCGTCGCCCGCCATCTCACCGGCGGCGATCTTTCCCTGCCCTCGGTGCCCGCACGCTGGGGCGCCTTCGCCGAGGATCGCGCGTGGATGGAGAACCATTTTGAGTCCCTCCGCCTTCTGCCGGCCTTTGCAACCGGCGCCATTCACGCCATCAAGCCCGGTGAGATGTCCGAACTGGAACGGGATCGGTGGCGGGCCAACTGGCGCGAACGCCCCCATGATTTTGTCTCCGTGGAGCCCGTGTCGCCGTCAACCGCGCCCGTGTTTACGGGGGAACACCTGGTGCCAAACAGTCTGGTGCTGCGTGTCTATGCCGTGGGCGGCGAAACGCGGGACAGCATTCGCGTATTGCCCGGGGGCCTCGCGCGCGTCAGCCCCAAAGACGACATCTTCGATATATCGATGCAGCAGGGTTGCGGAAGCAAGGATATCTGGGTGATGACGGAAGGGGAGACGCCCTTCCGGAGTCTCCTTCAGGATCGCGGTGTGCCCCTGGTGATCCGGCGCTCCCCGGGCAACTTGTCCAGCCGCCTGGCGGAGAATCTCCTCTGGCTGGGCCGCTATTGCGAGCGGGCCGAGGCTACGGTGCGTTTCCTGCGTTATCTGCTCAATCAGTGCACGGACGAAGCCGGCTACCGCAGTATCGGTGAGTTGCGCTCGCTGTTGCGCGCCGCGCCGAGGGGACTCTTCGGCAAGCAGGCCGACGAGCAGATGAGCGCCATGTGGACCCGGCAGGCGAGCGATGAAAAAGGCGCCTATGACTGGCTCGCCTCTCTGGATCGTGTGCAGACGGTGATATTGGATGCGGTGTTCAACGCGCAGCAGCCCAACACCGTGGTCAGCAATATCATGGCGATCCGCCGCACGGCGTGGGTCGTGCGGGAGCGCTTTTCCGAAGATGACTGGCGAATCCTGAACAGCTTTACACTGGAGTTCATGCAGTTGCAGGAGCGCCGTACGCGGCCGGGCCTGGGTGAGGCACTCTACGCGATGAACCAGCTCGTGAGGGGATTTGCGGCCTTCAGTGGACTGCTGAGTGAGAACATGACCCGGGAATCCGGTCAGGTCTTTCTGGATATGGGACGACGCCTCGAACGAAGCAGCCAGACCACCAACGTCGTGTTTCAGACTCTGGAACGGGCCACCGAACACGAGGAGGCCCTGCTCCAGTCGTTGCTGGCCATCTGTGACAGCCCCATGACCTACCGGGCCCGCTATGGCTCCGTGTTTCAGGCGGCGCCGGTCATCGATCTTCTCGTGTGCGACGATACGAATCCCCGTTCGGTCGCCTATCAATTGAACCAGCTCATCAAGCATGTGAAGCGCCTGCCCAAAGCCGGTGGCGCGGGCCTCTTTAACAGCGAAGAGCGCATCATCGAACGTATCAACACCGAAATCCGGGCGGCCGACGCCAATGATCTGGCCCAGGCCGACGAGGACGGCGTTCGGGAAGGACTCCATGCGCTGCTCTTGAGACTCCACGCGGAACTTCCGAAGTTTGCCGACCTGCTGGAGCAGCGCTATTTCATCCACACGGCTCCCGCGCGGCCACTGGAAGAACTGAGATGA
- a CDS encoding transglutaminase family protein yields MPAVFGQRSRDFYGNEVIFFTVQEQHDVLEITARSEVRLNPVLTVDPASTAPWEEALRLVRESRDPDTHDALQFTYPAETVAVSTALRDYARESFSPGTPLLKAAAHLMTRIFKEFAYDPNATTVTTPVEEILEKRRGVCQDFAHLQIGCLRALGLPARYVSGYVAPKHADSGHAYVGAQASHAWLSLYTPGAGWVDLDPTNNCLPSVEHITVAWGRNYDEVSPVRGVILGGGTQHLAVEVDVARIAE; encoded by the coding sequence GTGCCCGCCGTTTTCGGCCAGCGGAGCCGGGATTTCTATGGCAACGAAGTCATATTCTTCACAGTGCAGGAACAGCACGACGTGCTCGAAATCACAGCCCGCAGTGAAGTGCGCCTGAACCCGGTGCTTACGGTTGACCCGGCCTCCACAGCTCCCTGGGAGGAGGCCCTGCGCCTGGTTCGCGAGAGCAGGGACCCCGATACCCACGATGCGCTCCAATTCACCTATCCCGCGGAGACCGTGGCGGTATCAACCGCGCTTCGGGACTACGCGCGCGAGTCTTTCTCACCCGGTACGCCCCTGCTGAAAGCGGCCGCCCACCTCATGACCCGGATCTTCAAAGAGTTCGCCTACGACCCGAACGCCACCACCGTCACCACGCCCGTGGAGGAGATTCTGGAAAAGCGTCGCGGCGTCTGCCAGGATTTCGCCCACCTCCAGATCGGATGCCTCCGCGCGCTCGGCCTGCCCGCGCGCTACGTGAGCGGCTATGTGGCCCCGAAGCATGCCGACTCCGGCCACGCCTACGTCGGCGCACAGGCATCCCACGCGTGGCTTTCCCTCTACACCCCCGGCGCGGGTTGGGTCGATCTCGATCCCACCAACAACTGCCTGCCGTCCGTCGAACACATCACGGTGGCCTGGGGCCGGAACTACGATGAAGTCAGTCCCGTCCGCGGCGTGATCCTCGGCGGCGGCACCCAGCACCTGGCCGTGGAAGTGGATGTGGCCAGAATCGCGGAATAA